A single region of the Metarhizium brunneum chromosome 6, complete sequence genome encodes:
- the Sf3b6 gene encoding Splicing factor 3B subunit 6: protein MSSRGGKLAPEVNRALFVKNLSYSVTPEELFDLFGKFGPIRQVRQGISTSTKGTAFVVYEDVMDAKQACDKLNGFNFQNRYLVVLYHQPEKMMKSKEDLEARRESLAQLKKQHGRSLSPPKSASSDHKTILRKGTPLDSTINKGHVGSRAVRFVDGAPTALRSCA, encoded by the exons ATGAGTAGTCGCGGCGGGAAACTCGCACCCGAAGTCAACAG AGCTCTGTTCGTCAAGAATTTGAG CTACAGCGTAACTCCAGAGGAGCTTTTCGACCTCTTTGGAAAATTCGGTCCAATCCG CCAAGTTCGCCAGGGCATTTCCACTAGTACCAAGGGAACGGCCTTCGTGGTCTATGAGGACGTAATGGATGCGAAGCAAGCCTGCGACAAGCTCAACGGCTTCAACTTCCAGAATCGTTATCTTGTCG TTCTGTATCATCAGCcggagaagatgatgaagtcAAAAGAGGACCTCGAGGCACGTCGGGAATCTTTAGCTCAGCTGAAGAAACAGCATG GCCGGTCTTTGTCACCTCCAAAGTCCGCCTCGTCGGATCACAAGACGATCCTTCGAAAGGGCACGCCACTTGACAGCACCATTAACAAGGGGCATGTCGGCTCGCGAGCAGTCCGCTTTGTCGATGGAGCCCCAACTGCTCTACGATCTTGCGCGTGA